Proteins encoded in a region of the Pseudomonas denitrificans (nom. rej.) genome:
- a CDS encoding DUF2934 domain-containing protein yields the protein MNQHRNDQDREAQIRQKAYDLWVAEGKPSGQAARHWQMAEEHLGRSLPVERAQELDYKGKRNPRREA from the coding sequence ATGAATCAGCACCGCAACGACCAGGACCGCGAAGCACAGATACGCCAGAAGGCCTATGACCTCTGGGTTGCCGAAGGCAAACCCAGCGGCCAGGCCGCCCGCCATTGGCAGATGGCCGAAGAGCACCTGGGTCGCTCGTTGCCCGTCGAGCGCGCTCAGGAGCTGGACTACAAGGGCAAGCGCAACCCTCGCCGCGAAGCGTAG